A single genomic interval of Prosthecodimorpha staleyi harbors:
- a CDS encoding ketosteroid isomerase-related protein, with translation MARMETLELVRAYYDCFNARDIPGTLALLTDDVIHDVSQGGREIGKADFALCMERMNRCYHEQVGDLVVMATDGGENAAAEFTVDGRYLETDRAHPSEIEMPEATGQAYRVRGRALFEIRDDRIARVTDWYDLQAWLRQVTD, from the coding sequence ATGGCCCGCATGGAAACGCTCGAACTCGTCCGCGCCTACTACGACTGTTTCAATGCCCGCGACATCCCGGGCACGCTCGCGCTTTTGACCGACGACGTGATTCACGACGTGAGTCAGGGGGGCCGCGAGATCGGCAAGGCGGACTTCGCCCTCTGCATGGAGCGGATGAACCGCTGCTATCACGAGCAGGTCGGCGACCTGGTGGTGATGGCGACGGACGGCGGCGAAAATGCCGCAGCGGAATTCACGGTCGACGGCCGCTATCTCGAAACCGACCGCGCCCATCCGTCCGAGATCGAAATGCCGGAAGCGACCGGTCAGGCCTATCGCGTCCGGGGCAGAGCTCTGTTCGAGATCCGCGACGATCGCATAGCTCGTGTGACGGACTGGTATGATCTGCAGGCTTGGCTGCGCCAGGTCACTGATTAG
- a CDS encoding c-type cytochrome, with amino-acid sequence MKVFAGIVGAALAVVVAGGVAFAQVDVIKQRQEAMKAVGGAMGALVKMVKGEEAYDSAKAKAAVETMAAKAKGFDALFPAGSDKGAENAAAPKIWTDMAGFKAALAKLEQVAGAQAAVAGKDLDGVKAAVGALSGTCKGCHDDFRLKKS; translated from the coding sequence ATGAAGGTTTTCGCTGGAATCGTCGGGGCCGCTCTGGCCGTCGTCGTGGCGGGTGGCGTGGCATTCGCCCAGGTCGACGTGATCAAGCAGCGCCAGGAGGCCATGAAGGCGGTCGGCGGCGCGATGGGCGCGCTGGTCAAGATGGTCAAGGGCGAGGAAGCCTATGACTCGGCGAAGGCCAAGGCGGCCGTCGAGACCATGGCGGCCAAGGCCAAGGGCTTCGACGCCCTCTTCCCGGCCGGCAGCGACAAGGGCGCTGAAAATGCTGCGGCCCCGAAGATCTGGACCGACATGGCCGGCTTCAAGGCCGCGCTCGCCAAGCTCGAGCAGGTCGCCGGTGCTCAGGCTGCCGTCGCCGGCAAGGATCTGGACGGCGTCAAGGCCGCGGTCGGCGCGCTCAGCGGCACCTGCAAGGGCTGCCATGACGATTTCCGCCTGAAGAAGAGCTGA